Below is a genomic region from Blattabacteriaceae bacterium.
TAACATTGCACCCATTCTTGAAAAACTTTATCGTTTTTCACTGCCATACTCCCAATGTTAGCAATATGTGCCCCACTATCAAAAACAACTCTAATATCCTCATTACTTTGAATTCCTCCTCCAAAATCTATCATTAGATTCTTACATTGAAAAGCTATATTTTCTAATACTTTACAATGGAGAACTTTTCTTTTTAGAGCTCCTTCAAGATCCACTAAATGGAGTCTTTTTAATCCATGATCTTCTAAAACTTTCGCCATTTCTACTGGATTTAC
It encodes:
- a CDS encoding HisA/HisF-related TIM barrel protein — its product is MDIIPSIDIFGGKCLRLTQGNYENKKIYTVNPVEMAKVLEDHGLKRLHLVDLEGALKRKVLHCKVLENIAFQCKNLMIDFGGGIQSNEDIRVVFDSGAHIANIGSMAVKNDKVFQEWVQCYGGKKIILGADVKNERIAFQGWKKISNIHFNFFLKKKFPLD